The proteins below come from a single Fusarium verticillioides 7600 chromosome 3, whole genome shotgun sequence genomic window:
- a CDS encoding vacuolar protein sorting-associated protein 1: MSGTLASQGGISDPALIQLVNKLQDVFATVGVNNPIDLPQIAVVGSQSSGKSSVLENIVGRDFLPRGSGIVTRRPLVLQLINRAPQSNGVKAEEVDTTNDKQANADEWGEFLHAPGQKFYDFSKIRDEISRETEAKVGRNAGISPAPINLRIYSPNVLTLTLVDLPGLTKVPVGDQPRDIERQIREMVLKHIGKSNAIILAVTAANQDLANSDGLKLAREVDPEGQRTIGVLTKVDLMDEGTDVIDILSNRVIPLRLGYVPVVNRGQRDIDNRKAINQALEAEKNFFENHKAYRNKSSYCGTPYLARKLNLILMMHIKQTLPDIKARISSSLQKYSAELESLGPSMLGNSANIVLNIITEFTNEWRTVLDGNNTELSSTELSGGARISFVFHELYSNGVKAIDPFDVVKDVDIRTILYNSSGSSPALFVGTTAFELIVKQQIKRLEDPSLKCVSLVYDELVRILSQLLAKQLYRRYPQLKEKMHGVVIAFFKKAMEPTNKLVRDLVAMESCYVNTGHPDFLNGHRAMAMVNERYNPSKPVQVDPKTGKPLASTPRAASPTVPDADSAGNSGFFGSFFAAKNKKKAAAMEAPPPTLKASGTLSERENIEVEVIKLLISSYYNIVKRTMIDMVPKAVMLNLVQFTKDEMQRELLENMYRTDTLDDLLKESDFTIRRRKECQQMVESLSKASEIVSQVQ; this comes from the exons ATGAGCGGCACCCTTGCTTCGCAGGGCGGCATTTCGGATCCCGCCCTGATCCA ACTTGTCAATAAGCTTCAGGATGTTTTCGCGACTGTCGGTGTCAACAACCCTATCGACTTGCCTCAGATCGCCGTGGTGGGAAGTCAGTCAAGTGGAAAGAGTTCAGTTTTGGAGAATATTGTCGGTCGAGACTT CCTGCCCCGAGGCTCTGGTATTGTAACCCGACGTCCCCTCgttcttcaactcatcaaccgcGCGCCCCAGAGCAATGGAgtcaaggccgaggaggttGATACCACCAACGATAAGCAGGCCAATGCCGATGAGTGGGGAGAGTTCCTTCATGCCCCTGGGCAGAAGTTCTacgacttctccaagattCGAGACGAGATCTCgagagagacagaagccAAGGTTGGACGAAATGCCGGCATCTCCCCCGCTCCCATCAACCTTCGTATCTACTCTCCCAACGTCCTCACTCTGACCCTGGTCGATTTGCCCGGCCTTACCAAGGTCCCAGTCGGAGACCAGCCCCGCGATATCGAACGACAGATCAGGGAGATGGTTCTTAAGCATATTGGCAAGTCCAACGCCATCATACTTGCAGTCACTGCCGCCAACCAGGATTTGGCCAACTCGGACGGTCTCAAGCTGGCACGAGAGGTTGACCCTGAAGGTCAAAGGACTATCGGAGTCTTAACCAAGGTTGATCTGATGGATGAGGGAACCGATGTCATCGATATTCTGTCGAACCGTGTCATTCCTCTTCGGTTGGGCTACGTCCCCGTTGTGAATCGAGGCCAACGAGATATTGATAACCGAAAGGCCATCAACCAGgcgctcgaggctgagaagaacttTTTCGAAAACCATAAGGCTTACCGAAACAAGAGCTCATACTGTGGAACTCCTTATCTCGCGCGCAAACTTAATCTCATTCTCATGATGCACATCAAACAGACCCTGCCTGACATCAAGGCCCGCATCAGCAGTTCTCTTCAGAAGTACTCGGCTGAGCTGGAAAGCCTCGGCCCCTCCATGCTCGGCAATAGCGCCAACATCGTTCTTAATATTATCACCGAGTTCACCAATGAGTGGCGCACAGTTCTGGATGGTAACAACACTGAGCTGTCCAGCACTGAGCTTTCGGGAGGTGCTCGTATCAGCTTTGTCTTCCACGAGCTTTACTCGAATGGTGTTAAGGCCATTGACCCatttgatgttgtcaaggatgtCGACATCCGTACCATCCTCTATAActcttctggatcttcaCCAGCGCTATTTGTTGGTACTACCGCTTTCGAACTGATTGTGAAGCAGCAGATCAAGCGATTGGAAGATCCCAGCCTGAAGTGTGTTTCTCTCGTATACGATGAACTTGTTCGAATTCTGTCACAGCTTCTCGCCAAGCAGCTTTACCGCCGATACCCTCAACTGAAGGAAAAGATGCATGGCGTGGTAATTGCTTTTTTCAAGAAGGCTATGGAACCTACCAACAAGCTTGTCAGAGATTTGGTGGCTATGGAGTCATGCTATGTCAACACAGGCCACCCCGACTTTTTGAACGGTCACCGA GCAATGGCGATGGTGAATGAGCGATACAACCCCAGCAAGCCTGTTCAGGTTGatcccaagactggcaagcCACTTGCATCAACCCCCCGGGCTGCCAGCCCAACAGTCCCCGATGCCGATAGCGCCGGTAACTCGGGCTTTTTTGGTAGTTTCTTCgcggccaagaacaagaaaaaggcCGCCGCTATGGAAGCTCCTCCACCCACTCTCAAAGCTTCCGGTACCCTGTCAGAACGCGAGAacatcgaggttgaggttaTCA agctcctcatctcctcttACTATAATATTGTCAAGCGAACCATGATTGACATGGTCCCCAAGGCTGTCATGCTGAATCTTGTGCA GTTTACCAAGGACGAAATGCAACGAGAACTCTTGGAGAACATGTACCGAACCGACACATTGGATGACCTTCTGAAAGAGAGTGACTTCACAATCCGACGGAGAAAGGAGTGCCAGCAGATGGTTGAGTCTCTCTCGAAGGCTAGTGAGATCGTCAGTCAAGTGCAGTGA
- a CDS encoding vacuolar protein sorting-associated protein 1 gives MSGTLASQGGISDPALIQLVNKLQDVFATVGVNNPIDLPQIAVVGSQSSGKSSVLENIVGRDFLPRGSGIVTRRPLVLQLINRAPQSNGVKAEEVDTTNDKQANADEWGEFLHAPGQKFYDFSKIRDEISRETEAKVGRNAGISPAPINLRIYSPNVLTLTLVDLPGLTKVPVGDQPRDIERQIREMVLKHIGKSNAIILAVTAANQDLANSDGLKLAREVDPEGQRTIGVLTKVDLMDEGTDVIDILSNRVIPLRLGYVPVVNRGQRDIDNRKAINQALEAEKNFFENHKAYRNKSSYCGTPYLARKLNLILMMHIKQTLPDIKARISSSLQKYSAELESLGPSMLGNSANIVLNIITEFTNEWRTVLDGNNTELSSTELSGGARISFVFHELYSNGVKAIDPFDVVKDVDIRTILYNSSGSSPALFVGTTAFELIVKQQIKRLEDPSLKCVSLVYDELVRILSQLLAKQLYRRYPQLKEKMHGVVIAFFKKAMEPTNKLVRDLVAMESCYVNTGHPDFLNGHRVSCSILSFLEMSLN, from the exons ATGAGCGGCACCCTTGCTTCGCAGGGCGGCATTTCGGATCCCGCCCTGATCCA ACTTGTCAATAAGCTTCAGGATGTTTTCGCGACTGTCGGTGTCAACAACCCTATCGACTTGCCTCAGATCGCCGTGGTGGGAAGTCAGTCAAGTGGAAAGAGTTCAGTTTTGGAGAATATTGTCGGTCGAGACTT CCTGCCCCGAGGCTCTGGTATTGTAACCCGACGTCCCCTCgttcttcaactcatcaaccgcGCGCCCCAGAGCAATGGAgtcaaggccgaggaggttGATACCACCAACGATAAGCAGGCCAATGCCGATGAGTGGGGAGAGTTCCTTCATGCCCCTGGGCAGAAGTTCTacgacttctccaagattCGAGACGAGATCTCgagagagacagaagccAAGGTTGGACGAAATGCCGGCATCTCCCCCGCTCCCATCAACCTTCGTATCTACTCTCCCAACGTCCTCACTCTGACCCTGGTCGATTTGCCCGGCCTTACCAAGGTCCCAGTCGGAGACCAGCCCCGCGATATCGAACGACAGATCAGGGAGATGGTTCTTAAGCATATTGGCAAGTCCAACGCCATCATACTTGCAGTCACTGCCGCCAACCAGGATTTGGCCAACTCGGACGGTCTCAAGCTGGCACGAGAGGTTGACCCTGAAGGTCAAAGGACTATCGGAGTCTTAACCAAGGTTGATCTGATGGATGAGGGAACCGATGTCATCGATATTCTGTCGAACCGTGTCATTCCTCTTCGGTTGGGCTACGTCCCCGTTGTGAATCGAGGCCAACGAGATATTGATAACCGAAAGGCCATCAACCAGgcgctcgaggctgagaagaacttTTTCGAAAACCATAAGGCTTACCGAAACAAGAGCTCATACTGTGGAACTCCTTATCTCGCGCGCAAACTTAATCTCATTCTCATGATGCACATCAAACAGACCCTGCCTGACATCAAGGCCCGCATCAGCAGTTCTCTTCAGAAGTACTCGGCTGAGCTGGAAAGCCTCGGCCCCTCCATGCTCGGCAATAGCGCCAACATCGTTCTTAATATTATCACCGAGTTCACCAATGAGTGGCGCACAGTTCTGGATGGTAACAACACTGAGCTGTCCAGCACTGAGCTTTCGGGAGGTGCTCGTATCAGCTTTGTCTTCCACGAGCTTTACTCGAATGGTGTTAAGGCCATTGACCCatttgatgttgtcaaggatgtCGACATCCGTACCATCCTCTATAActcttctggatcttcaCCAGCGCTATTTGTTGGTACTACCGCTTTCGAACTGATTGTGAAGCAGCAGATCAAGCGATTGGAAGATCCCAGCCTGAAGTGTGTTTCTCTCGTATACGATGAACTTGTTCGAATTCTGTCACAGCTTCTCGCCAAGCAGCTTTACCGCCGATACCCTCAACTGAAGGAAAAGATGCATGGCGTGGTAATTGCTTTTTTCAAGAAGGCTATGGAACCTACCAACAAGCTTGTCAGAGATTTGGTGGCTATGGAGTCATGCTATGTCAACACAGGCCACCCCGACTTTTTGAACGGTCACCGAGTAAGTTGttcgatcttgagcttccttgAAATGTCTCTAAACTGA